GTCCCCAAGATCTCAGGTCCAGGCTCCTCTAAAAACATTGTTTACAACAGAATGTGTCAATCTCACCCTACACCTCACAGTTGCAGAAATAGAGTttctggaaattccctggtggcccagtggttaggactctgtggtttcactgctgagggtacaggttcaattcctggtccaggaactaagattccacaagctagGCGGCCCAGccggaaaaaaaagaaagaaatggaggttCTGGGGGGCAGGAGAATGGCTTGCTCAAGGTCAGAAGCAGACACTAGAACAAACCCTGACTTCCATCCCCATACAaccatttatgtattttggagtAATTTATACTAAAGTATAAATGACTGATAGACACCACTTAGTCTATAGGGCCTTTGTTCCAGGAGGAGCCAGGAGTGGGGTTAGGATGTTCTGGAGGCAGGAAAGTTCTTCTCTGGGGTCTTGCCCACCATAGCAAGACATTCCTAGAAGCTACCTCCTCCCCAATCTATtcaatggggaaactgagcctcagagatttatttttgtattgaggCCCAAAGTCAGTTGCTTCAGGAGACCTGGGGGAAAATTTCCCATCTGAAGGGGCACTGATTCAGCTCCAGGCACCAGAGCTTCCAGTTTTTCAAGAGGAAACCAAAAACTAAATTTGAATGTAAAAAAAGGGCAACTATCTCagctttaaggaagaaaaaaaaaaaaaaaaaaaaaaaccctgccatGACTCAAGGTCCTCGGACCACAGCATTACAGTGCTGAATGCACAGAATCTTCCCCGAATCGCTGCTCCCTGCTTGTTTTCCTCACAGAAAGTTGGGCCAGGCTGGGAGACCACTGCCAGGGTCCTCACTCCTCTCATATGTaatttctccaagggatcttcccgactcagggatcgaacccgggtctcccgcattgcaggcagacgctttaacctctgagtcaccagggaagccccataggtaATTAGGAGTGGACTCAATCACCATGAACTACTTTGCCTCTAAAAGCTGATGTGCCTGCTCCCTGAGTCCTGCCTGACCTCCCATCTGTCTTTTCCCCATAGGTCTCCCCCTTCAGAGGGCGGCGACTTCTACATGACCTATGACAGCCTCCAGCATGAATCCCAGCCTGTCTACTGCAACCTGCAGTCGCTGAGCCAGGTCCCATTGGATGACGAGGAGTATGTAGTCCCTGGGCGCTGAGCAACATCTTAACCATCTCAAACTCCAGCCTGTCCCCTTCCAGGTGATGGGGCATTCTGGCTCCTCCCTGACTTCAGTCCTCCCGTCTGAGGAATGGGACCAGGGGAGGGTCATCCTTGAGGCCCCAGAGCGGCTCTAGAGCCCCATCCCTAGCCCACTCTGCCCCCCCAGGCCACTCGGCTGCTAGAAGGGGAGGAGAGACCCCAATGCGGATGGGGATGGGAGAGTCAATTTGTGAACTCTGTTGGCATTCCCTGTCAGTGTGCAAGCATTGcccaaataaattcttcaggacAGACGAGGCTTGGTGAGTGGGCTCCTCAGAGTGCGGATTTCTTGAGCTCCCAAGACAAGAACTCTGAGACTCCTCAATTGCTCCCAACCACCCAGTCTCTCCCCTCTGTCTCTTTCAGGCCCCCTTCTCAGATGCCTGGTATCCAGTCTTGGCCCCCAAGGCAGCCCACACCAGCCTCAGAAGGGTCTTTATAACTCAAGAATAGGACTGTGCTCCTCCCCTGCTCACACACCCTCTATGGCTCCCCAGTGCCCCCAGATTCTCAGCCTGGTGGTTGAGACCTGCGTGGACCCAGCCCTGTCCAACTCACCACCCTCTCCCATTCCTCTGCCCTTCTGATCTGGGCCTCCTCTCCCATCAAGCTCACTTCCCTCCTGCAGCTTTCATTTCCTGACACCCCTTACGCATGCCATCTGTCTGCCCAGATTGCCATCCCCTTCCACATCTTCTTACTCTTAAGCATCTGTATGCAGGTGTAGAACTCTGGCCTGGGCATCAGGAGGCACGGGTCCAATTCCTGACCCCGTCATGAAATCTCTGGGCGTCGGTTCCCCCACGTGTAAAACAGGGTGATTAGAATTGGTCTCTAAGGTTGCTTTAGCTCTAGTATCTTGAGACACCGTAATCATCCTTCTGGGTCTAGGTACAGAGCCACTGCCACTCCAAGAAGCCGTTCCTGGTTCTTCCTCAGGCGGTTTCATCACTGCCCAGCTCATGCCTCAGCTGGGTTTCCTGTCAGCTGTCCCCAGCCTGGCTTCTGTCAAGCCCTCAAACTACGGGAGACAGAGCTGGACACAGACAGCCCCAGTCCTGGGAGGTCAAGCCTGGACCAGAGGGAAAGTGAGAGCCCAGATCCCCAGAGAGAGATGAATGAAGGCGTTTTTAAAAGGCTGTATGTAAGAGGGgaatctggagtgggttttgAAGGATGCATAGGTGTTTGAGAAGTAGAAAGGACAAGGCACGCTGGGCAGGGGGACCAGCTTGGAGGCATGAAAAGACACAGGGGCAGTGGCGTCCAGCAAAGGCAACACTTGGTGTTTGGGGAAAGACTCAGCGTAGCCTCTGCTGCCTTTGGGTCATCCTGACATTGAGTCTTATTGAATCACACCACCTGGGAGTGATCCAAAGTGGGAGAGGTGACCTATGAGGGTCTTCAGCTTCCTTGCACCCCTGCATCCCGGTCCGACATGGCTCAAGCCCcaactcctgcccccaatcatcTATCTCCGTCCGTTCACTAATGCATTGCCTGGGTTGACTCCTTGGCGCAGTCCTTACTGCAAATCAGCTGCTCCCCTATGACTGCTCTCTTACTCATCTATCTTGTTCTCATTTGTCTCCTGCACTTGACCGAGCTGGAATGGAGTGGTTTTTGCCTACCTTGTCACTTCCTCTCCTCAGGGTGCAGCCAAGGCCTGGCACAAAGTGGGTACACATTAAATACATTCAGGGGCACCTAGTCATTCCAATCTGCCTCTGGGTGGGGGGCTTCTCGGGACACGTTGCCCTCACTGCTGGAGCTGGAACTGTCTCCTCCAGACCCCTGTTCCAGTTCCTCAGGGTGAACAGGCAAGTGAGGAGGGGGCTGGACTTGGCACATCTCAGCAATTCCACGATCCTAAGTAGAAAAGGATTTAACCTGGGAGATATGACGTGCATGAAAATTTCACACCTTTTATCTCcctactctctctttttttttttttgacactggCATGAGGCATGAGCCAtgctcagctccctgaccaggagtcgaacccatgtcccctgcagtgaaagcatggaattttaaccattggaccaccagggaagtccctccatgcATGCTCTTTTTATATGAAAGGATAGACGCACCATTAACATGAAGGGAGGTGCCACAACAGCAGAGGGAAGGGGACTCCTCTGGGTCGGTGGTGGATTCACACACAGTGCACTTGATGGCAGATGGACGTGACTCTGGGCTGCCCATGTTTGGTAGGGGACCCCCATGGGGGGAGAGACTGCAAGATGGTGATCAAGACGGGGCCAGATACCTACAGAGACAGGAGTACCAAGAGAGAAGACATGGAGGGAGAATAAGACCCCAAAGGGTCTCAGAAACAAAAGCAGAGGAACAGGGAGGTAGAGAAACACAGAAACAGCAAGAGGGATGTCCCCGGCTGCCTGTGGGTCCCATGGATGTCCTGACAGTGAaaagaaagtgtcagttgctcagtcgtgtctgactctttgccaccccatgaaatgtacagcccaccaggctcttctgtctttgtctgcaggcaagaatactggagtgttgggagtgttgacagaaaacaacaaaattttataaagcaattatccttcaattaaaagataaattttaaaaaacaaaatcacacacacaaagagtactggagtgggtagctattcccttctccagaggatcttcctgacccagggatcgaaccccgccCCCCTCCTgaattgcaaacagattctttaccgtctgagccaccaaggaagcccactgaCATCATGAGCATCATCCAGTTTCCCGGCATCCCCAGAGAACGTCCTGCCACCCATTCCCTGGCCTGTTTCAATCATCCCATATCAGATCCCCTGGGGGAACTGAGGCCaacggggctgggggtggggctcttCCCAAGGTCATTGACTCCAGCCTGGACACCACAGAGGGCTGGTCAGACAGCCTCACGTTTATTACCAGGGTTTTTCGTAAACACACACCCTGTCAgaccacccctccccagccctctagTCCCCAGGCAGACGACcccaataaattaataataaatagaaatataaatacataggtttgggggggggggagggagcAGACAGCAACGGTTATGAATAGGGTATTTCAGGTTCCAGGAGCCCACTAGACAGGGAAGGACAACTAAAGTCTTTCCAGTGCGTCCATGCCATAAATGAAGGACCAGGGCCGCTCACACGCAGTGACAGTCCTTGGCCACGAGGTCGTCAAAAGGCGTGAGTGACACGCGGCCATCGCTGTCTTGGTGCATGAGCACCACCGGCTCGTAGCTGGCAGGCACGCAGCAGGGCGCCGGCGCAGCATCAGGGTTCAGCCCATGTAAGCGCGCCTGCATCTGCGCGTGCGTGTTAGCGGACCGGAAATGGCTCGGGCACGCGCCGATGCACATGCGCACGTCCAGCTCCCGCGGCGCCAGCACCCAGTCGGCCCAGCCCAGGTCCTCAAGCGACGCGCGCAGGCTCTGCAAATGACAGCAGCGCCCCTCCCCGAGCGGGCAGCCGTCCCGAGTGTGAGCATGCGCGTGACGGCGCCCCCTGGTGGCGCTTGGCCGCCAGTGCAGCTCAAGCTGGGGCGGTGCAGAAGGCAATGCCTCCTGCAACTGGTCCGGTCTTGCTAACAGTCGCAGGCGTATTGAGGGACCCCGGGAGCCTCCGAGTCTGAGCTGTCGCCGTAGTGGCCGCGTCACGTCCCACGAGCTCCACGCCTTCGGGGACAGCCGGAGAAGGGCCCGATGCAGGCGGGAGGCTGCAGGGAGCCCCTCAGTTAAGTTGACCCGGGGGATGCGCAGATGCAGGTGGCCGCCTGGCCCAAGTCGCACtatggaaaagaggaaagaaagctaGTCACTCACAGGCCTACTGTGTGCTGAGCGCGggacggtggtggtggtgtttgtgCCATTTCCTCCAACACCCCAAGCTGgatcctacctcagggcctttgcacaggctacTTTGTCTACCGGCCACATTCTTCCCCTGAATCTCAGCGTGGCTGGTAACATACCCCTCCAGCCTGACTGAAATTGGCATCGATCGATTTCATTTGGTTGTCTATCATTTGCCTCCCCCAAATGAGAATCACAGCAGCGACTTCTGTCTCCTTGGTCaccactgtgcctggcacacagtagatgcttaGTATCCGCGGGAATGAATGTATATCTGATCTTTAGAGAGTCTGCGATTCCAACACTGTCTCTGCCTCCTTTCTCCTGGAGTCCCACGGCACAAGTGGGATTAAGGTGGGATAAAAGCTCTAGCTTCTGACTTGACTCCTCCCAGTTCCTAACGCAGCCCAGATCTTGCGCCTGCTCCGCCTGCTAGAGGCTCGGTGGAGAGAGTGAATATACTCCACTCCCTCGCTAAGACACTAGTCACATGCACCTTTAGCAGAGTCTTGGCGCGCGATTGCATCAGATTCGGAACCAGCCCAGGGAGGTTTAGCGCATCTCAGTGCACCGCTCAGTCCTCCCCGCTTCCCTTTCTTCCGCGGGACACCTGGATCTTTCCCCCCCGGGAAATCCCCCGTACAAACAGCCCTTTCCTTATATCCAAGGGCAGGGACCACACCCCCTCGCCCGACCTTGTCTCTGGGTTCTCCTGGGTTCTTTGAGTCTTCAGCGGAGGCGCTGGATTCTCTGGCCTTAGTTTCCCCATGCGACCCCGGGAGGTGTTGTAACATCTCAGATTGGCTAAGCCTCGCCTGGTCCCGCTGCACATCCGGTCTTTTGCTCCCGCAAGGGGCAACTTTCTTGCCTGGTTCacggatggggaaactgaggctcggcgGTAGGTCTAAGAACCACCAGTTAGATGATTGGAGATGCCCAGGGTGGGGTCTCCGAAATTTTACTCACGTTTTGAAGTCACTATCCGGACTTGAGGAGGGGGGATGAGGTCCGGGTTCGAGTCTTCCCA
The nucleotide sequence above comes from Bos indicus isolate NIAB-ARS_2022 breed Sahiwal x Tharparkar chromosome 7, NIAB-ARS_B.indTharparkar_mat_pri_1.0, whole genome shotgun sequence. Encoded proteins:
- the GDF15 gene encoding growth/differentiation factor 15; the protein is MPGQRPAAPHRSRMLLMLLMFSWLRSGGALSLTQEHLQTFQGPSNVHSSPDISRFRELRKRYEDLLTRLRANQTWEDSNPDLIPPPQVRIVTSKLRLGPGGHLHLRIPRVNLTEGLPAASRLHRALLRLSPKAWSSWDVTRPLRRQLRLGGSRGPSIRLRLLARPDQLQEALPSAPPQLELHWRPSATRGRRHAHAHTRDGCPLGEGRCCHLQSLRASLEDLGWADWVLAPRELDVRMCIGACPSHFRSANTHAQMQARLHGLNPDAAPAPCCVPASYEPVVLMHQDSDGRVSLTPFDDLVAKDCHCV